In Aminivibrio sp., the following proteins share a genomic window:
- a CDS encoding hydrogenase expression protein HypA/HybF — MGKFRCLSCKSEFELEEKAAAMRCPRCGSRFVEVLDAANRKRGKSWSAKSFSVGKSSK, encoded by the coding sequence ATGGGAAAATTTCGATGCCTGTCGTGCAAAAGCGAGTTTGAGCTGGAAGAAAAGGCGGCAGCCATGAGATGTCCCAGATGCGGGAGCAGGTTCGTCGAAGTGCTCGACGCCGCCAACAGGAAGCGGGGAAAGTCCTGGAGCGCCAAGTCGTTCAGCGTGGGAAAAAGCAGCAAGTAA